One genomic segment of Oreochromis aureus strain Israel breed Guangdong linkage group 9, ZZ_aureus, whole genome shotgun sequence includes these proteins:
- the pex2 gene encoding peroxisome biogenesis factor 2 isoform X2: MGLGSENDQKKTARSHGPHFDMNPQTPVLRISQLDALELDSALEQLVWTQFSLCFQNCRPGFLTPLEPELRVLLHLLLWRFTLYSNSATVGQSLLSLRYHSKFSLSPRYRPLSPRQKLGLAVLTAGPRWLQERSHRLLPYLGLSSQGSVSDRESGLLHQGLRNGLTLVAGIVKFTNLINFLVFLRNGRHPILAERITGAQTVFSKPNAAREVNYKYMNRELLWHGFAEFLIFLFPLINTKKLKATILSAVFGEKSASGEGAREGQELWKECGLCGEWPTMPHTVGCQHVFCYYCVKSHSIADPYLTCPKCGAEAGQPKLVKLEVEMTDR; encoded by the exons ATGG ggTTGGGAAGTGAGAATGACCAGAAAAAGACAGCTAGAAGTCACGGCCCCCACTTTGATATGAACCCACAGACCCCGGTACTGCGTATCAGTCAGCTGGATGCCCTCGAGCTAGACTCAGCCCTTGAGCAGCTAGTGTGGACTCAGTTCTCGCTGTGCTTCCAAAACTGCCGCCCAGGCTTCCTCACTCCTCTGGAGCCTGAACTGAGGGTTTTGCTTCATTTGCTCCTATGGAGGTTCACACTCTATTCCAACAGTGCCACAGTGGGGCAATCTTTACTGAGCCTGCGCTACCACAGCAAATTTTCCCTGTCTCCCCGTTACAGGCCTTTATCCCCCAGGCAGAAGTTAGGTCTGGCCGTGCTCACTGCGGGGCCCCGCTGGCTCCAAGAGCGTTCCCACAGGCTGCTGCCGTACTTGGGTTTGAGTTCACAAGGATCTGTGTCTGATAGAGAGAGCGGTTTGCTCCATCAGGGTCTCCGTAATGGGCTGACGCTTGTTGCTGGTATTGTTAAGTTCACAAATCTGATCAACTTCCTTGTGTTCCTAAGGAATGGCCGGCATCCCATCCTCGCCGAAAGGATCACAGGAGCTCAGACGGTTTTCAGTAAGCCCAATGCGGCCCGGGAGGTAAACTACAAGTACATGAACCGAGAACTACTTTGGCATGGCTTTGCAGAGTTCCTCATCTTCCTGTTCCCACTTATCAATACAAAGAAACTGAAGGCAACAATACTGTCTGCTGTGTTTGGGGAGAAAAGTGCAAGCGGGGAGGGAGCGAGGGAAGGGCAAGAGTTGTGGAAAGAGTGTGGACTGTGCGGAGAGTGGCCAACCATGCCTCATACGGTGGGATGCCAGCATGTTTTCTGCTACTACTGCGTTAAAAGCCACAGCATTGCCGACCCTTATCTCACTTGTCCCAAGTGCGGGGCAGAAGCAGGGCAGCCCAAGCTGGTTAAGCTGGAGGTGGAGATGACTGACAGGTGA
- the pex2 gene encoding peroxisome biogenesis factor 2 isoform X1: MAGLGSENDQKKTARSHGPHFDMNPQTPVLRISQLDALELDSALEQLVWTQFSLCFQNCRPGFLTPLEPELRVLLHLLLWRFTLYSNSATVGQSLLSLRYHSKFSLSPRYRPLSPRQKLGLAVLTAGPRWLQERSHRLLPYLGLSSQGSVSDRESGLLHQGLRNGLTLVAGIVKFTNLINFLVFLRNGRHPILAERITGAQTVFSKPNAAREVNYKYMNRELLWHGFAEFLIFLFPLINTKKLKATILSAVFGEKSASGEGAREGQELWKECGLCGEWPTMPHTVGCQHVFCYYCVKSHSIADPYLTCPKCGAEAGQPKLVKLEVEMTDR, translated from the exons ATGG cagggTTGGGAAGTGAGAATGACCAGAAAAAGACAGCTAGAAGTCACGGCCCCCACTTTGATATGAACCCACAGACCCCGGTACTGCGTATCAGTCAGCTGGATGCCCTCGAGCTAGACTCAGCCCTTGAGCAGCTAGTGTGGACTCAGTTCTCGCTGTGCTTCCAAAACTGCCGCCCAGGCTTCCTCACTCCTCTGGAGCCTGAACTGAGGGTTTTGCTTCATTTGCTCCTATGGAGGTTCACACTCTATTCCAACAGTGCCACAGTGGGGCAATCTTTACTGAGCCTGCGCTACCACAGCAAATTTTCCCTGTCTCCCCGTTACAGGCCTTTATCCCCCAGGCAGAAGTTAGGTCTGGCCGTGCTCACTGCGGGGCCCCGCTGGCTCCAAGAGCGTTCCCACAGGCTGCTGCCGTACTTGGGTTTGAGTTCACAAGGATCTGTGTCTGATAGAGAGAGCGGTTTGCTCCATCAGGGTCTCCGTAATGGGCTGACGCTTGTTGCTGGTATTGTTAAGTTCACAAATCTGATCAACTTCCTTGTGTTCCTAAGGAATGGCCGGCATCCCATCCTCGCCGAAAGGATCACAGGAGCTCAGACGGTTTTCAGTAAGCCCAATGCGGCCCGGGAGGTAAACTACAAGTACATGAACCGAGAACTACTTTGGCATGGCTTTGCAGAGTTCCTCATCTTCCTGTTCCCACTTATCAATACAAAGAAACTGAAGGCAACAATACTGTCTGCTGTGTTTGGGGAGAAAAGTGCAAGCGGGGAGGGAGCGAGGGAAGGGCAAGAGTTGTGGAAAGAGTGTGGACTGTGCGGAGAGTGGCCAACCATGCCTCATACGGTGGGATGCCAGCATGTTTTCTGCTACTACTGCGTTAAAAGCCACAGCATTGCCGACCCTTATCTCACTTGTCCCAAGTGCGGGGCAGAAGCAGGGCAGCCCAAGCTGGTTAAGCTGGAGGTGGAGATGACTGACAGGTGA
- the pex2 gene encoding peroxisome biogenesis factor 2 isoform X3 — protein MNPQTPVLRISQLDALELDSALEQLVWTQFSLCFQNCRPGFLTPLEPELRVLLHLLLWRFTLYSNSATVGQSLLSLRYHSKFSLSPRYRPLSPRQKLGLAVLTAGPRWLQERSHRLLPYLGLSSQGSVSDRESGLLHQGLRNGLTLVAGIVKFTNLINFLVFLRNGRHPILAERITGAQTVFSKPNAAREVNYKYMNRELLWHGFAEFLIFLFPLINTKKLKATILSAVFGEKSASGEGAREGQELWKECGLCGEWPTMPHTVGCQHVFCYYCVKSHSIADPYLTCPKCGAEAGQPKLVKLEVEMTDR, from the coding sequence ATGAACCCACAGACCCCGGTACTGCGTATCAGTCAGCTGGATGCCCTCGAGCTAGACTCAGCCCTTGAGCAGCTAGTGTGGACTCAGTTCTCGCTGTGCTTCCAAAACTGCCGCCCAGGCTTCCTCACTCCTCTGGAGCCTGAACTGAGGGTTTTGCTTCATTTGCTCCTATGGAGGTTCACACTCTATTCCAACAGTGCCACAGTGGGGCAATCTTTACTGAGCCTGCGCTACCACAGCAAATTTTCCCTGTCTCCCCGTTACAGGCCTTTATCCCCCAGGCAGAAGTTAGGTCTGGCCGTGCTCACTGCGGGGCCCCGCTGGCTCCAAGAGCGTTCCCACAGGCTGCTGCCGTACTTGGGTTTGAGTTCACAAGGATCTGTGTCTGATAGAGAGAGCGGTTTGCTCCATCAGGGTCTCCGTAATGGGCTGACGCTTGTTGCTGGTATTGTTAAGTTCACAAATCTGATCAACTTCCTTGTGTTCCTAAGGAATGGCCGGCATCCCATCCTCGCCGAAAGGATCACAGGAGCTCAGACGGTTTTCAGTAAGCCCAATGCGGCCCGGGAGGTAAACTACAAGTACATGAACCGAGAACTACTTTGGCATGGCTTTGCAGAGTTCCTCATCTTCCTGTTCCCACTTATCAATACAAAGAAACTGAAGGCAACAATACTGTCTGCTGTGTTTGGGGAGAAAAGTGCAAGCGGGGAGGGAGCGAGGGAAGGGCAAGAGTTGTGGAAAGAGTGTGGACTGTGCGGAGAGTGGCCAACCATGCCTCATACGGTGGGATGCCAGCATGTTTTCTGCTACTACTGCGTTAAAAGCCACAGCATTGCCGACCCTTATCTCACTTGTCCCAAGTGCGGGGCAGAAGCAGGGCAGCCCAAGCTGGTTAAGCTGGAGGTGGAGATGACTGACAGGTGA